A stretch of DNA from Halorubrum sp. BOL3-1:
CGTCCAGACCCAGCTTGGCGAGCGGTTCGATATCGAGCCGGGCGCGGACATGAAGGCCGCCGTCGACGTGGCTGAGTCGATCGGGATCGACGTCGCCTTAGTCGACCGTGACATCCAGACCACGATCCAGCGGTTCTGGGCGCGCATGACGCTCGTCGAGAAGCTCCGACTGGTCGGCGGGCTGGCGTTCGGCGTCAGCGACCCGCGGGTCGCCGGCGTGATCGGGGGACTCGTGGTCGGGATCCTCGCCGGGCCGGCGATCGGTCTCTTCGGCGGTGCCGTCGGGATCACGAGCGCCGTGCTGACGAGCGTCGCCGCGGGCGTCCTCGTCGCCGTCGTCAGCGCCGTCGTCGTTGACCAGGTTGGGACGCTCGCGCTCTCGCCGGACCAGCGGCTCTACGCCGCGGTCGGAACGGGGGTCGCGCTCGGCGTCGCAGCCGGAGTCACCGGCGTCGCAGACGGACTCGTCTCGACGTACCTCGGCGGCTTCGCCGTGACCGCCGTCGGCGGGTTCGGTATCGGTATCGGACTCGGCCTAGTCGTCGGCGTCGTCCTCGCGCTCGCGATGAGCGCGTTCACCGGCGGCGACGTCGACGCCGAGGCGGGCGGGATCGAGGAGCTCGACGCCGCCGACCTCACCGACACGGACGTGGTGACGATGATGATGGAGGAGTTCCGCCAGTTCTCGCCGGGCGGCGCGGAGGCGCTCATCGACGAGCGTGACGCGTTCATCGCCCACCGGCTCGTCGCGCTCCGCGACTCCGGCTACGACGTGGTCGCCGTCGTCGGCGCCGGACATCGGGCCGGGATCGAGCGCTACCTCGCGGACCCCGCGACGCTCCCGCCCATGGCGGATCTGGTCGGCCAGGAGTCCGGTCGGGGCCTGCCGTGGAAAAAGGCGGTCGGTTACGCGGTCACGGTCGGCTTCGTCGGCTTCTTCGCCCTACTAGCGCTGGGCGGAGCCGGCGACGCCTTCCTGATCCGGCTGTTCGGCGCGTGGTTCCTGATCAACGGCGTCTTCGCGTTCGCGTTCGCGAAGGTCGCCGGCGCGCGGTGGCTTTCGGCCGGCGTGGGCGGCGCCGTCGCGTGGATGACCTCGATCAACCCGCTGCTCGCGCCCGGCTGGTTCACCGGCTACGTCGAACTCCGGAGTCTGACGGTAAACGTGGCCGACATCGGCGCGCTCAACGACCTGCTCGGCGACGAGACGCGGTCGCCCGGAGAGCTGATTTCCGCGATGCTCGACGTACCGCTGTTCCGGCTCATCGTCGTCGTCGCGATGACGAACGTCGGGAGCATCGTCGCGAGCTTCCTCTTCGCGGCGTACGTCATCCCGGCGATGTTCGGCGCCGAGGTAGGCGGCGTCGAGGACGTCGGTCGGCTGCTCGTCGACGGCGCGGTCAACGGCGCCGACCTCGTCCGCGGCGCCGTGGGGGGAATCGCGTGAGCGTCGACGTCGCGTTCAGCGGTCGCCGGATCGCGGGTCTCTACTTCAGCGGCACCGAAATAAGGGACCTCCTCGTCGCGTGGCTCGCGCTCGGCGTGGCGTTCATGCTGTTCTTCGTCGGCGGGTCGGGCGGAATCGGTCGGATCGTCGACGCGGGGGTGATCGCACCGCTGTTCGTCGCGCTCGCGACCGCCGGAGTCGCCTTCCTCCTCCACGAGGTGGCCCACAAGGTCGTCGCGGTCCGCTACGACCAAGTCGCGGAGTTCCGCGCGGACAACTCCATGCTGTTCCTCGCGGTGATGAGCTCGCTTCTGGGCTTCATCTTCGCCGCGCCGGGCGCCGTCCACCACCGCGGCCGGCTGACCCCCCGCGAACACGGCCACATCGCGCTGGCCGGCCCGGCCGTGAACCTCGGACTGATGGTCGCGTTCGTCCCGCTGTTCGTCCTCGGCGGACTCGTCGGGAGCGACCTCGTCACGATCCTCGGCTCGCGCGGCATCGCGATCAACGCGTTCCTCGCCGCGTTCAACCTGGTCCCGTACGGTCCCCTCGACGGCAAGACCGTGATGGGCTGGAGCAAGCCGGTGTGGGCGGCCGTCTTCGTCCCCTCCGTGCTGCTCGCCGTCGGACTGGTATTCGTCGCCGGACTCGGCTTCGGCGGGCCGTTCTGACGGTCGACGTCGCGGCGGCGGTTCCGGAAGGCGTCCCCGTCGCGGCGAACGGTGCGTTTTTGCTCCGCGGGCGCGGTCTCAGACACATGTCCGATGGCGACGGGAGCGACGGCGGGGAATCTGGCGATGGCGACGAACTCACCTACGCGGACGCGGGCGTCGACATCGACGCGAGCGAGGCCGCGACCGCGGCGCTGATCGGGGCGGTCGGCGGCGGCGTCGGTGAAGAGGCCGGGGAGGGAAGCGACAGCGACTACGCCGGATTACTCGACATCGGAGACCGCTACCTCGCGCTCGCGACCGACGGGGTCGGGACGAAGCTGCTCGTCGCGGAGGCGCTCAACGACTACTCGACGGTCGGGATCGACTGCATCGCGATGAACGTCAACGACCTCGTCGCGGCCGGCGTCCGCCCCGTCGCGTTCGTCGACTACCTCGCGGTCGACGAGCCGGACGAGCGGTTCGCCCGGCAGGTCGGTGAGGGCCTCTCCCGGGGCGCCGAGCTCGCGGAGATGGCGCTCGTCGGCGGCGAGACCGCGGTGATGCCCGACGTGATACGGGGACTCGACTTGGCGGGCGCCTGCGTCGGGCTCGCCCCGAAGGATGCCCTCTTCGACGGCCGGGCCGAGCCGGGCGACGCCCTCGTCGGCTGGCGCTCGTCGGGGATCCACTCGAACGGACTCACGCTGGCTCGGAAGGCCGTCACGCGAGACCACGCGTACACCGACTCCTGTCCGTTCGACGGCTACGAGACGCTCGGTGCGGCGTTACTCGAACCGACCGCGATATACGCGGCCCTGCTCGACCCGATGCGCGAACACGGCGTCCGCGGCGCGGCCCACGTCACCGGCGGCGGCTGGACGAACCTGACGCGGCTTGGCGGGCACCGATACGCCGTCGACGACGAGTTCGACCCCCAGCCCGTCTTCGAGTTCGTCCAGTCGGAGGGAAACGTCACCGACGAGGAGATGTACCGAACGTTCAATATGGGGACCGGGTTCGTGGCCGCGCTGGACCCCGAGGCGGCCGAGGAGTTGGCGGCGGCGACCGACGGGCGCGTGATCGGGCGCGTCGAGGCCGCCGAGGGAGGGACCAGCAGCGAGGGATCGAGCGTGGCGATTCGCGGACTGGAACTCTGAGCGATCGCGTCGGGGGTAGCGGAGAGAATCGCGGTTTCCGGGGAGACCCGGTACGACGTGCCGTCGAGTGGCCGCTTATCTCCCTCGTCGACTTCCGTATGACCGATGAGTGACGACGGAGAGTCGGACGACGGGAGCGGGAACGACGGCGATAGCGGCGACGGCTCGGACCACCTCGGCGGCGTCGAGGACGGCGCGGGCTGTGCGGAGATCTGGGAGCGGCTCTCTGAGCGACGCGAGGAGTGAGGAGACGCCGGCCTACGACAGCTGCCCGGCGATGTCGGCCTCGGTGATGATCCCGACCGTCTCGCCGCCGTCGGTGACCATCACGGCCTTATAATGGTCCAGCAGATTCCGGACCTCGTCGACGGTCGCGGACGGTGCCACGGTCGGGAACGACTCGCTCATCACCTCGCTAACGGGGTGGTCACCGACGTTCTCCCCGGCGTGGACGACGTCGCTCTGACTGATCGAGCCGACCGGAACGCCGTTCTGGAGCACGGGGAGCTGCGAGTACGCCTCCGCCTCCATCAGCTCGACGGACTCACTCACGGCGTCGTCGGGCGCGACGCTGATCACGGTCTCGTTCATCAGGTCGGTCGCGCGCACGACCTCGCCTTCCGCCTCTTGGAGGGCGTTGACGATGCGGCGGAGCGTCGAGAGCCGCGGGTCGACGTCGCCGCCCTCGATCCGCGCGATGAGCGGCTGGGAGACGTCGGCGGCGTCGGCAAGTTCGCTCTGGGTCAGGTCCAGCGCCGTCCGGCGCTCGCGGAGGTCCTGTGGCGTCGGCAGTTCCATGGCGACTAATTACTTATGGTTATTAGAAAAGCTTTCGACACCGACCGAAATCGCGCCGCCGATGGTCGTCGGATCGGCCGACCGGGAGGCGAAGCCGATCGCGGTCGCGTCTATCCTGCCGCCTCTTCGTCCTCGTCGTCGGCGTCGGTCTCGAAGAC
This window harbors:
- a CDS encoding TraB/GumN family protein, with the protein product MTETSRGSDDGAPPSTDRPPRTDGSGLDGEPRPDPDDGEGSVTVVGTAHVSERSVDEVEETIERERPDVVAVELDEGRYRQLNGETPDDLDAGDLLKGNTVFQFLAYWMLSYVQTQLGERFDIEPGADMKAAVDVAESIGIDVALVDRDIQTTIQRFWARMTLVEKLRLVGGLAFGVSDPRVAGVIGGLVVGILAGPAIGLFGGAVGITSAVLTSVAAGVLVAVVSAVVVDQVGTLALSPDQRLYAAVGTGVALGVAAGVTGVADGLVSTYLGGFAVTAVGGFGIGIGLGLVVGVVLALAMSAFTGGDVDAEAGGIEELDAADLTDTDVVTMMMEEFRQFSPGGAEALIDERDAFIAHRLVALRDSGYDVVAVVGAGHRAGIERYLADPATLPPMADLVGQESGRGLPWKKAVGYAVTVGFVGFFALLALGGAGDAFLIRLFGAWFLINGVFAFAFAKVAGARWLSAGVGGAVAWMTSINPLLAPGWFTGYVELRSLTVNVADIGALNDLLGDETRSPGELISAMLDVPLFRLIVVVAMTNVGSIVASFLFAAYVIPAMFGAEVGGVEDVGRLLVDGAVNGADLVRGAVGGIA
- a CDS encoding metalloprotease translates to MSVDVAFSGRRIAGLYFSGTEIRDLLVAWLALGVAFMLFFVGGSGGIGRIVDAGVIAPLFVALATAGVAFLLHEVAHKVVAVRYDQVAEFRADNSMLFLAVMSSLLGFIFAAPGAVHHRGRLTPREHGHIALAGPAVNLGLMVAFVPLFVLGGLVGSDLVTILGSRGIAINAFLAAFNLVPYGPLDGKTVMGWSKPVWAAVFVPSVLLAVGLVFVAGLGFGGPF
- the purM gene encoding phosphoribosylformylglycinamidine cyclo-ligase — encoded protein: MSDGDGSDGGESGDGDELTYADAGVDIDASEAATAALIGAVGGGVGEEAGEGSDSDYAGLLDIGDRYLALATDGVGTKLLVAEALNDYSTVGIDCIAMNVNDLVAAGVRPVAFVDYLAVDEPDERFARQVGEGLSRGAELAEMALVGGETAVMPDVIRGLDLAGACVGLAPKDALFDGRAEPGDALVGWRSSGIHSNGLTLARKAVTRDHAYTDSCPFDGYETLGAALLEPTAIYAALLDPMREHGVRGAAHVTGGGWTNLTRLGGHRYAVDDEFDPQPVFEFVQSEGNVTDEEMYRTFNMGTGFVAALDPEAAEELAAATDGRVIGRVEAAEGGTSSEGSSVAIRGLEL
- a CDS encoding CBS domain-containing protein, encoding MELPTPQDLRERRTALDLTQSELADAADVSQPLIARIEGGDVDPRLSTLRRIVNALQEAEGEVVRATDLMNETVISVAPDDAVSESVELMEAEAYSQLPVLQNGVPVGSISQSDVVHAGENVGDHPVSEVMSESFPTVAPSATVDEVRNLLDHYKAVMVTDGGETVGIITEADIAGQLS